In Elephas maximus indicus isolate mEleMax1 chromosome 4, mEleMax1 primary haplotype, whole genome shotgun sequence, a genomic segment contains:
- the LETMD1 gene encoding LETM1 domain-containing protein 1 isoform X1: protein MALSGVCLARAAVWGSAVTPGPFVTRRLQLGRCGLVSGAPWSSKLHLSPKVDVKSMISYMATKTKAVNEKYHRFLDRNFPRFYVLYTIFTKGLRMLWADAKKARRIKTNMLKHNIKFHQLSYREMEHLRQFRRDVAKCLFLGIISIPPFANYLVFLLMYLFPRQLLIRHFWTPKQQTVFLDIYHAFRKQSHPEVLTCLERTIPVISDAGLRWHLTELCSKTQHGTQPAVNDILVLRECFSNHPLGMNHLQALQLKVLSRAMLLTPHLPPFLLRSRLKNHTTVIHQLDKALAKLGIGELTAQEVKSACYLRGLNSTHIAEDRCRIWLGEWLQISCSLKEAELSLLLHSVVLFSTNYIGKRH from the exons ATGGCGCTTTCCGGAGTGTGTCTGGCTCGGGCAGCTGTGTGGGGCTCAGCGGTCACCCCTGGACCTTTTGTCACTCGGAGACTGCAACTTGGTCGCTGTGGTCTAGTCTCGGGGGCCCCTTG GTCTTCAAAGCTTCATCTCTCTCCAAAGGTGGATGTGAAGAGCATGATCTCTTACATGGCGACCAAGACAAAAGCGGTTAATGAGAAATACCATCGTTTCTTGGACCGTAATTTCCCTCGCTTCTATGTCCTGTACACAATCTTCAcgaaag gattgcgGATGTTATGGGCTGATGCCAAAAAAGCtagaagaataaagacaaatATGTTGAAGCACAATATAAAGTTTCATCAACTTTCATACCGGGAGATGGAGCATTTGAGACAG TTCCGCCGAGATGTCGCCAAGTGTCTTTTCCTGGGTATCATTTCCATTCCACCCTTTGCCAACTACCTGGTCTTCTTGCTAAT GTACCTATTTCCTAGGCAACTACTGATCCGACACTTCTGGACCCCAAAGCAACAAACTGTTTTCTTAGATATCTATCATGCTTTCCGGAAGCAGTCCCATCCAGAAGTCCTTACTTGTTTGGAAAGGACTATCCCTGTCATTTCTGATGCAGGACTCCGGTGGCATCTGACAGAGCTGTGCAGCAAG ACACAGCATGGTACTCAGCCAGCAGTAAATGATATCCTGGTTCTGAGAGAGTGTTTCTCTAACCATCCTCTGGGCATGAACCATCTCCAGGCTTTGCAGTTG AAAGTCTTGAGCCGGGCTATGCTTCTCACACCTCACCTGCCTCCTTTCTTGTTGAGAAGCCGTTTGAAGAATCATACCACTGTGATTCATCAACTGGACAAAGCTTTGGCAAAGCTGGGGATTGGTGAGCTGACTGCTCAAGAAGTGAAGTCG GCTTGTTATCTCCGTGGCCTGAATTCTACCCATATTGCTGAAGACAGATGCCGAATttggctgggagaatggctgcaGATTTCCTGCAGCCTAAAAG AAGCTGAGCTGTCCCTCTTGCTGCACAGCGTGGTCCTGTTTTCCACCAACTACATCGGGAAGAGGCACTGA
- the LETMD1 gene encoding LETM1 domain-containing protein 1 isoform X2, whose protein sequence is MISYMATKTKAVNEKYHRFLDRNFPRFYVLYTIFTKGLRMLWADAKKARRIKTNMLKHNIKFHQLSYREMEHLRQFRRDVAKCLFLGIISIPPFANYLVFLLMYLFPRQLLIRHFWTPKQQTVFLDIYHAFRKQSHPEVLTCLERTIPVISDAGLRWHLTELCSKTQHGTQPAVNDILVLRECFSNHPLGMNHLQALQLKVLSRAMLLTPHLPPFLLRSRLKNHTTVIHQLDKALAKLGIGELTAQEVKSACYLRGLNSTHIAEDRCRIWLGEWLQISCSLKEAELSLLLHSVVLFSTNYIGKRH, encoded by the exons ATGATCTCTTACATGGCGACCAAGACAAAAGCGGTTAATGAGAAATACCATCGTTTCTTGGACCGTAATTTCCCTCGCTTCTATGTCCTGTACACAATCTTCAcgaaag gattgcgGATGTTATGGGCTGATGCCAAAAAAGCtagaagaataaagacaaatATGTTGAAGCACAATATAAAGTTTCATCAACTTTCATACCGGGAGATGGAGCATTTGAGACAG TTCCGCCGAGATGTCGCCAAGTGTCTTTTCCTGGGTATCATTTCCATTCCACCCTTTGCCAACTACCTGGTCTTCTTGCTAAT GTACCTATTTCCTAGGCAACTACTGATCCGACACTTCTGGACCCCAAAGCAACAAACTGTTTTCTTAGATATCTATCATGCTTTCCGGAAGCAGTCCCATCCAGAAGTCCTTACTTGTTTGGAAAGGACTATCCCTGTCATTTCTGATGCAGGACTCCGGTGGCATCTGACAGAGCTGTGCAGCAAG ACACAGCATGGTACTCAGCCAGCAGTAAATGATATCCTGGTTCTGAGAGAGTGTTTCTCTAACCATCCTCTGGGCATGAACCATCTCCAGGCTTTGCAGTTG AAAGTCTTGAGCCGGGCTATGCTTCTCACACCTCACCTGCCTCCTTTCTTGTTGAGAAGCCGTTTGAAGAATCATACCACTGTGATTCATCAACTGGACAAAGCTTTGGCAAAGCTGGGGATTGGTGAGCTGACTGCTCAAGAAGTGAAGTCG GCTTGTTATCTCCGTGGCCTGAATTCTACCCATATTGCTGAAGACAGATGCCGAATttggctgggagaatggctgcaGATTTCCTGCAGCCTAAAAG AAGCTGAGCTGTCCCTCTTGCTGCACAGCGTGGTCCTGTTTTCCACCAACTACATCGGGAAGAGGCACTGA
- the LETMD1 gene encoding LETM1 domain-containing protein 1 isoform X3: MRNTIVSWTVISLASMSCTQSSRKAGLRMLWADAKKARRIKTNMLKHNIKFHQLSYREMEHLRQFRRDVAKCLFLGIISIPPFANYLVFLLMYLFPRQLLIRHFWTPKQQTVFLDIYHAFRKQSHPEVLTCLERTIPVISDAGLRWHLTELCSKTQHGTQPAVNDILVLRECFSNHPLGMNHLQALQLKVLSRAMLLTPHLPPFLLRSRLKNHTTVIHQLDKALAKLGIGELTAQEVKSACYLRGLNSTHIAEDRCRIWLGEWLQISCSLKEAELSLLLHSVVLFSTNYIGKRH; encoded by the exons ATGAGAAATACCATCGTTTCTTGGACCGTAATTTCCCTCGCTTCTATGTCCTGTACACAATCTTCAcgaaag gcaggattgcgGATGTTATGGGCTGATGCCAAAAAAGCtagaagaataaagacaaatATGTTGAAGCACAATATAAAGTTTCATCAACTTTCATACCGGGAGATGGAGCATTTGAGACAG TTCCGCCGAGATGTCGCCAAGTGTCTTTTCCTGGGTATCATTTCCATTCCACCCTTTGCCAACTACCTGGTCTTCTTGCTAAT GTACCTATTTCCTAGGCAACTACTGATCCGACACTTCTGGACCCCAAAGCAACAAACTGTTTTCTTAGATATCTATCATGCTTTCCGGAAGCAGTCCCATCCAGAAGTCCTTACTTGTTTGGAAAGGACTATCCCTGTCATTTCTGATGCAGGACTCCGGTGGCATCTGACAGAGCTGTGCAGCAAG ACACAGCATGGTACTCAGCCAGCAGTAAATGATATCCTGGTTCTGAGAGAGTGTTTCTCTAACCATCCTCTGGGCATGAACCATCTCCAGGCTTTGCAGTTG AAAGTCTTGAGCCGGGCTATGCTTCTCACACCTCACCTGCCTCCTTTCTTGTTGAGAAGCCGTTTGAAGAATCATACCACTGTGATTCATCAACTGGACAAAGCTTTGGCAAAGCTGGGGATTGGTGAGCTGACTGCTCAAGAAGTGAAGTCG GCTTGTTATCTCCGTGGCCTGAATTCTACCCATATTGCTGAAGACAGATGCCGAATttggctgggagaatggctgcaGATTTCCTGCAGCCTAAAAG AAGCTGAGCTGTCCCTCTTGCTGCACAGCGTGGTCCTGTTTTCCACCAACTACATCGGGAAGAGGCACTGA
- the LETMD1 gene encoding LETM1 domain-containing protein 1 isoform X4 encodes MALSGVCLARAAVWGSAVTPGPFVTRRLQLGRCGLVSGAPWSSKLHLSPKVDVKSMISYMATKTKAVNEKYHRFLDRNFPRFYVLYTIFTKVPPRCRQVSFPGYHFHSTLCQLPGLLANTQHGTQPAVNDILVLRECFSNHPLGMNHLQALQLKVLSRAMLLTPHLPPFLLRSRLKNHTTVIHQLDKALAKLGIGELTAQEVKSACYLRGLNSTHIAEDRCRIWLGEWLQISCSLKEAELSLLLHSVVLFSTNYIGKRH; translated from the exons ATGGCGCTTTCCGGAGTGTGTCTGGCTCGGGCAGCTGTGTGGGGCTCAGCGGTCACCCCTGGACCTTTTGTCACTCGGAGACTGCAACTTGGTCGCTGTGGTCTAGTCTCGGGGGCCCCTTG GTCTTCAAAGCTTCATCTCTCTCCAAAGGTGGATGTGAAGAGCATGATCTCTTACATGGCGACCAAGACAAAAGCGGTTAATGAGAAATACCATCGTTTCTTGGACCGTAATTTCCCTCGCTTCTATGTCCTGTACACAATCTTCAcgaaag TTCCGCCGAGATGTCGCCAAGTGTCTTTTCCTGGGTATCATTTCCATTCCACCCTTTGCCAACTACCTGGTCTTCTTGCTAAT ACACAGCATGGTACTCAGCCAGCAGTAAATGATATCCTGGTTCTGAGAGAGTGTTTCTCTAACCATCCTCTGGGCATGAACCATCTCCAGGCTTTGCAGTTG AAAGTCTTGAGCCGGGCTATGCTTCTCACACCTCACCTGCCTCCTTTCTTGTTGAGAAGCCGTTTGAAGAATCATACCACTGTGATTCATCAACTGGACAAAGCTTTGGCAAAGCTGGGGATTGGTGAGCTGACTGCTCAAGAAGTGAAGTCG GCTTGTTATCTCCGTGGCCTGAATTCTACCCATATTGCTGAAGACAGATGCCGAATttggctgggagaatggctgcaGATTTCCTGCAGCCTAAAAG AAGCTGAGCTGTCCCTCTTGCTGCACAGCGTGGTCCTGTTTTCCACCAACTACATCGGGAAGAGGCACTGA